One stretch of Methanocellales archaeon DNA includes these proteins:
- a CDS encoding sugar phosphate nucleotidyltransferase, translating to MIGMVLCGGHGKRLRPFTDEIPKSLIEIKEGYTILDNQLLGFLSAGIDHVVLLTGYLSEKIMERYGSEYKGVKIDYIVEDEPLGTLNAIKMGLASVEDDVTIMNGDVIADLNLKKMITLFQNSDFIATMFVTKMRSPYGVVVLGEDSIKSFREKPFLEHYINGGIYCFKKDCSSCFDNFEGGDIEKTVFPMLADSGKLGYYKEDGLFWSSIDTTKDIEEIKKEYAHREDKPWGYEKILISTDKYLTKELFLKEAYRTSHHYHERKDETMFIMSGSGYIEFEDGKKRFGRNDTIRIKPNTPHTIVALENTLIHEVSTPDLEDTIRLKDFYKR from the coding sequence ATGATCGGAATGGTCCTTTGCGGTGGTCATGGCAAACGTCTTCGACCTTTCACGGATGAGATACCAAAATCCCTTATCGAAATCAAGGAAGGCTATACGATTCTGGATAATCAGCTATTGGGCTTCTTATCTGCTGGAATCGATCATGTAGTATTGTTGACAGGTTATCTGAGTGAAAAAATCATGGAGAGATACGGCTCCGAGTACAAAGGGGTGAAAATCGATTATATCGTCGAAGATGAACCACTTGGCACCCTAAACGCCATAAAAATGGGTCTTGCCTCTGTTGAAGATGATGTGACTATTATGAATGGTGATGTTATTGCAGATCTAAATTTGAAAAAGATGATCACCCTATTTCAAAATTCCGACTTCATTGCAACTATGTTTGTCACGAAAATGAGAAGCCCTTATGGAGTAGTGGTTCTTGGTGAGGATAGTATCAAGTCTTTTCGGGAGAAGCCCTTTTTGGAGCATTACATAAATGGTGGCATCTATTGTTTTAAAAAGGATTGTTCTTCATGCTTTGATAACTTTGAAGGTGGTGATATAGAGAAAACCGTATTTCCAATGCTGGCTGATTCAGGAAAACTGGGTTATTATAAAGAAGATGGCCTGTTCTGGAGTTCTATCGATACGACCAAGGACATAGAGGAAATCAAAAAAGAGTATGCCCATAGAGAAGATAAGCCCTGGGGCTACGAGAAGATTTTGATCTCCACCGATAAGTATTTGACCAAGGAATTGTTCCTCAAAGAAGCCTATAGAACATCGCATCATTATCACGAGCGAAAGGATGAAACCATGTTTATAATGAGCGGCTCAGGTTACATTGAATTTGAGGATGGAAAGAAGCGATTCGGGCGGAATGATACCATTCGGATAAAACCGAATACCCCCCACACGATCGTCGCCTTGGAGAACACGCTAATTCACGAGGTGTCCACTCCGGATCTAGAGGATACTATCAGGTTAAAAGATTTTTACAAGCGGTGA